Proteins from a single region of Acinonyx jubatus isolate Ajub_Pintada_27869175 chromosome D3, VMU_Ajub_asm_v1.0, whole genome shotgun sequence:
- the LOC106983293 gene encoding SEC14-like protein 3, giving the protein MSGRVGDLSPKQAETLAKFRENVQDVLPALPNPDDYFLLRWLRARNFDLQKSEAMLRKYMEFRKSMDIDHILDWQPPEVIQKYMPGGLCGYDRDGCPVWYDIIGPLDPKGLLFSVTKQDLLKTKMRDCERILHECDLQTERLGKKIETIVMIFDCEGLGLKHFWKPLVEVYQEFFGLLEENYPETLKYMLIVKATKLFPVGYNLMKPFLSEDTRRKIIVLGSNWKDGLLKLIRPEELPVQFGGTLTDPDGNPKCLTKINYGGEIPKSMYVRDQVKTQYEHSVQINRGSSHQVEYEILFPGCVLRWQFSSDGADIGFGVFLKTKMGERQRAGEMTEVLPSQRYNAHMVPEDGSLTCSEAGVYVLRFDNTYSFVHAKKVSFTVEVLLPDEGMQKYDKELTPV; this is encoded by the exons ATGAGTGGCCGAGTCGGAGACCTGAGCCCCAAGCAGGCAGAGACCCTGGCCAAG TTCCGAGAAAATGTGCAGGATGTGTTGCCTGCCCTGCCCAATCCTGATGACTATTTCCTTCTGCGCTGGCTCCGAG CTCGAAATTTTGACCTGCAGAAATCGGAGGCCATGCTCCGCAAG taCATGGAGTTCCGGAAGTCCATGGACATTGATCACATCCTTGATTGGCAGCCCCCAGAG GTGATCCAGAAGTACATGCCTGGAGGCCTGTGTGGCTATGACCGGGATGGCTGCCCCGTGTGGTATGACATCATTGGACCGCTTGACCCAAAGGGCCTGCTCTTCTCAGTCACCAAGCAGGACTTGCTTAAGACCAAGATGAGGGACTGCGAGCGCATCTTGCATGAGTGTGACCTGCAGACAGAGCGG CTGGGAAAGAAGATTGAGACCATTGTGATGATATTTGACTGCGAGGGCCTGGGACTGAAGCACTTCTGGAAACCTCTGGTGGAAGTGTACCAAGAG TTCTTTGGCCTCCTTGAAGAGAATTACCCGGAGACCCTGAAGTACATGCTCATTGTGAAAG CCACCAAACTGTTCCCTGTGGGCTACAACCTCATGAAGCCCTTCCTGAGTGAAGACACTCGCAGAAAAATTATAGTATTGGGAA GCAACTGGAAGGACGGTTTGCTGAAACTAATCCGTCCCGAGGAACTGCCTGTTCAGTTTGGGGGGACTCTGACTGACCCAGATGGGAACCCCAAATGTTTAACTAAG ATTAACTACGGTGGGGAGATCCCCAAGTCCATGTATGTGCGGGACCAAGTGAAGACTCAGTATGAGCACTCAGTGCAGATCAACCGTGGCTCCTCACACCAGGTGGAATATGAGATTCTGTTCCCAGGCTGTGTCCTCAG GTGGCAGTTCTCATCCGATGGTGCAGACATTGGTTTTGGTGTTTTCCTGAAGACCAAGATGGGGGAGCGACAGAGGGCTGGGGAGATGACAGAAGTGCTGCCCAGCCAGCGCTACAATGCCCACATGGTGCCTGAAGACGGGAGCCTCACCTGCTCAGAAGCTGGTGTAT atgtCCTGCGCTTTGACAACACTTATAGCTTTGTTCACGCCAAGAAGGTCAGCTTCACAGTGGAGGTGCTGCTCCCAGACGAGGGCATGCAGAAGTATGACAAGGAGCTCACCCCTGTCTAG